One window of the Lodderomyces elongisporus chromosome 6, complete sequence genome contains the following:
- the PUT1 gene encoding proline dehydrogenase, whose amino-acid sequence MLKTSLVSNTSTTNHSMLRSVPVAPTSRYLLPACTKPSRANILSLQRYIHNTPNAKSITTSPPSQNQPFSSQLSSQNTHTTKTTLDHKSRPISTNSTEYLASFNTKELISFFVIGLCTLNKLTLNTCIKLFPYTPLKVIEALVYRIYCGGANPKQVRETAQRLHEQRGINNIMLSLTIEACEGNDNIDPEFIVDETIVSIKEVIVPHTVNMIKTAGKDINDIPSGYVALKPTGFVKDAAHVLKNYNNGQEAAFADLVAKATRACQAVYDANQELAKQYPERTAPFVVAVIDAEKHDLQPGVYELQRQLYKKFNKLNEPVNIVGTLQMYLSESADLLAEEERLAKEHNYRLGLKLVRGAYIHSEKNRATVIHKTKEDTDNNYNSGITYCIDSILESKGNESTIGHLVVASHNADSLKLASSKVYTEANKTNKNKCNVVLGQLLGMADTITYDLIENHKIGNVIKYVPWGPPLETKEYLLRRLEENGDAVKSDNGWPLVKATFAQLMNRLVGKSA is encoded by the exons ATGCTT AAGACTt CCCTTG TCTCAAATACATCCACCACAAATCATTCAATGTTGAGATCTGTTCCAGTTGCACCTACTTCTAGGTACTTACTCCCTGCTTGTACTAAACCCTCAAGAGCAAACATCTTGAGCTTACAAAGATACATCCATAATACACCCAATGCCAAAAGCATTACTACTTCACCACCCTCACAAAACcaacccttttcttctcaatTGAGCTcacaaaacacacacacaaccaaaacaactCTTGACCACAAAAGTCGGCCAATCTCCACCAACTCAACTGAATACTTGGCCTCATTCAACACCAAGGAGTTAATCTCCTTTTTTGTCATTGGTCTTTGCACCCTCAACAAGCTCACTTTAAACACATGCATCAAATTGTTTCCCTACACACCACTCAAAGTTATCGAAGCACTCGTTTACAGAATTTATTGCGGCGGTGCTAACCCAAAACAAGTTAGAGAAACTGCCCAAAGATTACACGAACAAAGAggcatcaacaacattatGCTCTCATTAACAATTGAAGCTTGCGAAGGAAACGACAATATTGACCCCGAAtttattgttgatgaaacaaTTGTCTCCATTAAAGAAGTAATTGTCCCACACACTGTCAATATGATCAAGACTGCAGGTAAAGATATCAACGATATCCCATCAGGTTATGTTGCCTTGAAACCAACTGGTTTTGTCAAGGATGCTGCACacgttttgaaaaactaCAATAACGGACAAGAAGCTGCATTTGCtgatttggttgcaaaagcAACTAGAGCATGTCAAGCCGTTTATGACGCAAACCAAGAGTTGGCCAAACAATACCCTGAAAGAACTGCaccatttgttgttgccgtGATTGATGCTGAAAAACACGATTTGCAACCAGGTGTCTATGAATTGCAGCGCCAACTATACAAAAAATTCAATAAACTAAATGAACCTGTTAATATCGTGGGTACCTTGCAAATGTACTTGAGTGAATCTGCTGATTTGCttgcagaagaagaaagattgGCCAAGGAGCACAACTACAGATTGGGTTTGAAACTCGTGCGTGGTGCATACATTCACTCGGAAAAGAATAGAGCTACAGTTATTCACAAGACAAAGGAAGATACCGataacaactacaactcgGGAATCACCTACTGTATCGACTCCATCTTGGAATCCAAGGGCAACGAATCAACAATCGGTCACTTGGTTGTAGCAAGCCACAATGCAGACTCCTTGAAATTGGCAAGCTCCAAAGTATACACCGAAGCAAAtaagacaaacaaaaacaaatgcaATGTTGTGCTTGGTCAATTATTGGGAATGGCTGATACTATCACTTATGACTTGATTGAAAACCACAAGATTGGTAACGTTATTAAGTATGTGCCATGGGGTCCACCATTGGAAACAAAGGAATATCTTTTGAGAAGGTTGGAGGAAAATGGAGATGCCGTCAAGAGCGATAACGGATGGCCATTGGTCAAGGCTACTTTTGCCCAATTGATGAACAGACTTGTCGGAAAATCAGCATAA